In the genome of Megalops cyprinoides isolate fMegCyp1 chromosome 7, fMegCyp1.pri, whole genome shotgun sequence, one region contains:
- the ppil1 gene encoding peptidyl-prolyl cis-trans isomerase-like 1, which translates to MSGIPPDSWQPSTVSLETTMGTIVVELYWKHAPKTCKNFAELARRGYYNNTKFHRIIKDFMVQGGDPTGTGRGGASIFGKQFEDELHPELKFTGAGILAMANAGPDTNGSQFFLTLGPTQWLDGKHSIFGRVCQGIAVLNRIGMVETNTQDRPVDDIKILKTSLPN; encoded by the exons ATGTCGGGAATTCCACCAGATTCGTGGCAGCCATCCACTGTGTCACTAGAGACAAC AATGGGCACAATAGTTGTGGAGCTTTATTGGAAGCATGCTCCTAAAACCTGTAAAAACTTTGCTGAGCTAGCCAGAAGAGGTTACTACAACAACACCAAGTTTCATCGTATCATCAAAGACTTCATGGTTCAAGGCGGAGACCCAACTGGAACAG GGCGGGGTGGTGCTTCTATATTTGGGAAGCAGTTTGAAGATGAACTTCATCCAGAACTGAAATTCACAG GAGCTGGGATCCTTGCCATGGCCAATGCTGGACCAGACACCAATGGTAGCCAGTTCTTCCTAACTCTGGGGCCAACACAGTGGCTGGATGGGAAACACAGCATTTTCGGGAGGGTTTGCCAGGGCATCGCTGTGCTCAACCGCATCGGCATGGTTGAGACAAATACACAAGACCGGCCAGTGGATGACATCAAAATTCTCAAAACATCTTTACCCAACTGA
- the sars1 gene encoding serine--tRNA ligase, cytoplasmic, translating to MVLDLDLFRTDKGGDPEKVKETQAKRFKDVSLVDKLVEADTEWRKCRFSADNLNKAKNLCSKAIGEKMKKKEPVGDDETLPEEAQNLEALTAETLSTLTVTQIKRVRLLVDEAVQKSDSERASLESQRFEYLREIGNLLHPSVPISNDEDADNKVERTWGDCSVQKKYSHVDLVVMVDGYEGEKGAVVAGSRGYFLKGPLVFLEQALISYALQTLYSKNYTPLYTPFFMRKEVMQEVAQLSQFDEELYKVIGKGSERSDDSSLDEKYLIATSEQPIAAFLREEWLKPEDLPLRYAGISTCFRQEVGSHGRDTRGIFRVHQFEKIEQFVFSSPHDNKSWEMFDEMIGTAEEFYQSLGIPYRIVNIVSGSLNHAASKKLDLEAWFPGSAAFRELVSCSNCTDYQARRLRIRYGQTKKMMDKAEFVHMLNATMCATTRVICAILENYQTEEGVVIPEKLRNFMPPGMKEMIKFVKPAPIDQEMSKKQKKQQEGGKKKKQAEVDGALQNQVENMSVNDS from the exons ATGGTTCTAGATCTGGACCTTTTTCGCACGGACAAGGGGGGCGATCCTGAAAAGGTGAAGGAGACGCAAGCCAAGAGGTTCAAAGATGTGTCGCTTGTGGATAAACTGGTGGAAGCTGATACAGAATGGAGAAAAT GTCGTTTCTCGGCAGACAACTTGAATAAAGCAAAGAACTTGTGCAGCAAGGCCATTGGAGAGAAGATGAAG AAGAAGGAGCCAGTGGGTGACGATGAGACGCTTCCAGAAGAGGCCCAGAACTTGGAGGCCCTGACAGCAGAAACGCTCTCG ACCCTCACAGTGACCCAGATCAAACGAGTTCGGCTGCTGGTGGACGAGGCTGTTCAGAAGAGCGACAGCGAGCGCGCAAGCCTGGAGAGCCAGAGGTTTGAGTACCTGCGGGAGATCGGCAACCTCCTACATCCCAGCGTGCCCATCAGCAATGATGAG GACGCTGATAACAAGGTGGAGCGCACCTGGGGCGACTGCTCAGTGCAGAAGAAGTACTCACACGTGGACCTGGTGGTGATGGTGGACGGCTACGAGGGGGAGAAGGGAGCTGTGGTGGCAGGCAGCAGAGGCTACTTCCTCAAG GGGCCGCTAGTTTTTCTGGAGCAAGCGCTGATCAGCTACGCGCTGCAGACCCTCTACAGCAAGAACTACACCCCCCTTTACACCCCGTTCTTCATGAGGAAGGAGGTCATGCAGGAGGTGGCACAGCTCAGCCAGTTCGATGAAGAGCTGTACAAG GTTATTGGAAAGGGAAGTGAGAGATCAGATGACTCCTCATTGGACGAGAAGTACCTGATCGCCACATCAGAGCAGCCAATCGCAGCCTTCCTGAGGGAGGAGTGGCTGAAGCCGGAGGATCTGCCGCTCCGCTACGCGGGAATATCCACCTGTTTCCGACAGGAAGTGGGATCACACGGCCGCGACACTCGAGGAATCTTCCGTGTCCACCAGTTCGAGAAG ATCGAGCAGTTTGTGTTCTCCTCGCCTCACGACAACAAGTCATGGGAGATGTTTGACGAGATGATCGGAACTGCGGAAGAGTTCTACCAGTCCCTGGGGATCCCGTACCGTATCGTTAACATCGTCTCAG GCTCACTAAACCACGCAGCCAGTAAGAAGCTGGATCTGGAGGCCTGGTTCCCGGGATCCGCTGCTTTCAGGGAACTTGTGTCCTGCTCCAATTGCACCGACTACCAGGCTAGACGCCTGCGGATACGCTACGGCCAGACTAAGAAGATGATGGACAAG GCGGAGTTTGTGCACATGTTGAACGCCACCATGTGTGCCACCACTCGCGTGATCTGTGCCATCCTGGAGAACTACCAGACTGAGGAGGGAGTGGTCATCCCAGAGAAGCTGCGCAACTTCATGCCCCCAG GGATGAAAGAGATGATCAAGTTTGTGAAGCCGGCACCCATCGATCAGGAGATGTCCAAGAAGCAGAAGAagcagcaggagggagggaagaagaagaagcaggcTGAGGTGGATGGCGCTCTCCAAAACCAAGTGGAGAACATGTCCGTCAATGACTCCTAG
- the alas2 gene encoding 5-aminolevulinate synthase, erythroid-specific, mitochondrial, which translates to MSAFLHHCPFLKSVPRMTLRRSGASLFSLADRCPIIARQVSTPPAQRPRDNGHSGSMALSAGPKRSLAQEASQVAMSMANGCPFVSSQIAMVKASPEVQEDVCPSKTGVVSSLFKGLRSSIMEKIQPHTEQTPSVTHLLRDNMEVPSFDYDAFFDNKIFQKKNDHTYRVFKTVNRRVDVFPFAEDYSITNRHGAQVSVWCSNDYLGMSRHPRVLDSIRNALDKHGAGAGGTRNISGTSNFHVALEKELAELHQKDGALVFSSCFVANDSTLFTLAKMMPGCEIYSDAGNHASMIQGIRNSGATRRIFRHNDVQHLEELLSRSNPKTPKIVAFETVHSMDGAICPLEEMCDVAHRYGALTFVDEVHAVGLYGAHGAGVGERDGVMNKIDIVSGTLGKAFGCVGGYIASTAALVDTVRSYAAGFIFTTSLPPMVLAGALESVRVLRGPEGQVLRRAHQRNVKHMRQLLMDAGLPVINCPSHIIPIRVGNAEQNSKVCDILLERHNIYVQAINYPTVPRGEELLRLAPSPHHDPQMMEYFVEKLVEVWQEAGLPLSWPMAAACTFCDRPLHFDLMSEWEKSYFGNMEPQYITVSA; encoded by the exons ATGTCTGCCTTTCTGCATCACTGCCCGTTCCTGAAGTCTGTCCCGCGCATGACCTTGAGAAGGTCTGGGGCTTCACTCTTCTCTCTGGCTGACCGATGTCCCATCATCGCACGCCAGGTCTCCACCCCTCCTGCTCAGAGGCCCAGAGACAATGGCCACAGTG GCTCCATGGCCCTCTCAGCAGGCCCAAAGCGTTCCCTGGCCCAGGAAGCCTCTCAGGTGGCCATGTCCATGGCCAATGGCTGCCCCTTTGTCTCCTCGCAAATCGCCATGGTGAAGGCCAGCCCTGAGGTACAGGAGGACGTCTGCCCGAGTAAGACAG GTGTGGTGAGCTCTTTGTTTAAGGGTCTGCGAAGCAGCATTATGGAGAAGATCCAGCCCCACACTGAACAGACCCCAAGCGTGACTCACCTCCTGAGAGACAACATGG AAGTTCCCAGTTTTGATTACGACGCCTTCTTCGACAATAAGATCTTTCAGAAGAAGAATGACCACACCTATCGCGTCTTCAAGACTGTGAACCGTCGTGTGGACGTATTTCCCTTCGCTGAAGACTACTCCATCACCAATCGCCATGGCGCTCAGGTGTCTGTCTGGTGCAGCAATGACTACCTGGGCATGAGCCGACACCCACGCGTCCTAGATTCTATCAG AAACGCATTGGATAAACACGGGGCCGGGGCAGGGGGCACCAGGAACATTTCCGGCACCAGCAACTTCCACGTGGCCCTGGAGAAGGAGCTGGCTGAGCTACACCAAAAAGATGGAGCGCTGGTCTTCTCCTCCTGCTTCGTGGCCAATGACTCCACCCTCTTCACCCTGGCCAAAATGATGCCAG GTTGTGAAATCTACTCAGATGCTGGAAACCACGCCTCCATGATCCAGGGCATCAGGAACAGTGGTGCCACACGACGCATCTTCCGCCACAACGACGTACAGcacctggaggagctgctgagcCGCTCCAACCCGAAAACCCCCAAAATCGTGGCCTTTGAAACCGTGCACTCCATGGACG GCGCTATCTGCCCACTGGAGGAGATGTGTGACGTCGCCCATCGGTATGGGGCTTTGACCTTTGTGGACGAGGTACACGCAGTAGGACTGTACGGAGCACATGGAGCAGGAGTtggggagagagatggtgtcATGAACAAAATCGACATCGTTTCTGGAACACTGG GCAAGGCATTTGGCTGTGTGGGTGGTTACATAGCCAGCACTGCTGCCCTGGTGGACACGGTGCGCTCCTATGCCGCTGGCTTCATCTTCACCACATCCCTTCCCCCAATGGTCCTGGCGGGGGCGCTAGAGTCGGTGAGGGTCCTCCGAGGCCCAGAGGGCCAGGTGTTGCGGAGGGCCCACCAAAGGAACGTCAAACACATGCGGCAGCTGCTGATGGACGCCGGGCTCCCTGTCATCAACTGCCCCAGCCACATCATTCCCATCCGG GTGGGTAACGCTGAGCAGAATTCAAAGGTTTGCGATATCCTGTTGGAGAGGCACAACATTTACGTTCAAGCCATCAACTACCCGACCGTCCCTCGGGGGGAGGAGTTACTGCGCCTTGCCCCCTCCCCGCACCACGATCCTCAGATGATGGAGTACTTCGTGG AGAAACTGGTAGAGGTGTGGCAGGAGGCGGGGCTTCCCCTGAGTTGGCCAATGGCAGCTGCCTGTACCTTCTGTGATCGCCCACTGCACTTTGACCTCATGAGCGAGTGGGAGAAGTCCTACTTTGGCAACATGGAGCCGCAGTACATCACAGTGTCTGCCTAA